A portion of the Oxynema aestuarii AP17 genome contains these proteins:
- a CDS encoding endonuclease domain-containing protein — protein sequence MTKFTNSQFHLPYNPKLVSIAKQMRQNPTPAEKKLWQDCLRKFPLRILRQRPIDNFIVDFYCASLKLVIGIDGESHFTQQGQDYDEERTRILEGYGITVVRFTNVDVLQNFEGVCRQLERWIPPTPLGKGGF from the coding sequence GTGACAAAATTTACTAACTCCCAATTTCACCTGCCCTACAATCCAAAACTTGTCTCCATTGCTAAACAAATGCGGCAAAACCCCACACCTGCCGAGAAAAAACTTTGGCAGGATTGCTTGAGAAAATTTCCCTTGCGTATTTTGCGACAACGCCCCATTGATAATTTTATTGTTGACTTTTATTGCGCGAGTTTGAAGTTGGTTATTGGAATTGATGGCGAGAGTCATTTTACCCAACAGGGTCAAGACTATGATGAAGAGAGGACGCGAATTTTAGAAGGATATGGGATAACAGTAGTTAGGTTTACCAATGTTGATGTGTTGCAGAATTTTGAGGGTGTTTGTCGGCAGTTAGAGCGTTGGATCCCCCCAACCCCCCTTGGAAAGGGGGGCTTTTAA
- a CDS encoding Uma2 family endonuclease → MPEMTIKDVERIESILSDAGLDCQLELEEGRIIIKNPSDLIASEVSVEFASQLSNWVKPRRLGRVFDSAGGFILPNSDLKAPDVSFVLRSRLPRSVRYFATLVPDLVVEVKSQSDRIKKLREKIKVYLEQGVQVAILIDPDTCLVEVYRPDTSVQTLGNGDILTVPELLPEWELVVEELWPVIFEDEE, encoded by the coding sequence ATGCCTGAGATGACTATAAAAGACGTGGAACGGATTGAGTCAATCCTCAGCGACGCTGGTTTGGACTGCCAACTCGAACTGGAAGAAGGTAGGATTATTATTAAAAATCCATCGGATCTTATCGCCAGTGAAGTCTCCGTCGAATTTGCCAGTCAACTAAGCAATTGGGTCAAACCCCGCCGTCTCGGTCGGGTATTTGACTCTGCTGGTGGGTTTATTTTACCCAATAGTGACCTGAAAGCACCCGATGTATCTTTTGTTTTGCGCAGTCGCCTCCCCAGAAGCGTTCGTTATTTTGCTACTCTCGTTCCCGATTTAGTTGTAGAAGTTAAATCTCAAAGCGATCGCATCAAAAAACTGCGGGAAAAAATTAAGGTTTATCTCGAACAAGGCGTACAAGTTGCTATCTTAATTGACCCGGATACTTGCCTAGTCGAAGTTTACCGTCCCGATACTTCGGTACAAACTTTGGGCAATGGTGATATTTTAACTGTGCCAGAATTACTCCCTGAATGGGAATTAGTCGTGGAAGAACTTTGGCCGGTAATATTTGAGGATGAAGAATAG
- a CDS encoding DUF5615 family PIN-like protein, which translates to MPKTIRFHLDENVSNAIAEGLRRRGIDVTTTPESGLIGVSDEEQIALCREQERVIFTQDTDFLRMAQIGISHRGIIYCQQKTRSIGDIVRGITLIWEYLESEEIQDKVEFI; encoded by the coding sequence ATGCCTAAAACAATTCGGTTTCATTTAGATGAAAATGTCAGCAATGCCATAGCAGAGGGTTTGCGACGGCGAGGCATTGATGTAACCACAACACCAGAATCCGGTCTTATCGGCGTGTCAGATGAGGAACAAATCGCTTTGTGTAGAGAACAAGAGCGAGTCATTTTTACTCAAGACACAGATTTTTTGCGAATGGCGCAAATAGGAATCAGTCATCGGGGAATTATTTACTGTCAGCAAAAGACTCGCTCGATAGGCGATATCGTGCGCGGGATAACTTTGATTTGGGAATATTTAGAATCGGAAGAGATTCAGGATAAAGTTGAGTTTATTTGA
- a CDS encoding DUF433 domain-containing protein: MEMVITEHIEITPGVCGGKPRIAGHRIKVQDIVIWYEEMGMSPDEILYHHPSISLADVYAALAYYHDHREEIRRQLREDEAFAREMQAQTPSLLQEKLKHRNA; the protein is encoded by the coding sequence ATGGAAATGGTAATTACCGAACATATTGAAATCACTCCCGGTGTTTGTGGCGGCAAACCAAGAATTGCAGGGCATCGGATTAAAGTACAGGATATTGTTATTTGGTATGAAGAAATGGGGATGTCTCCAGATGAAATTCTGTACCACCATCCATCGATCTCATTAGCAGATGTTTATGCAGCTTTAGCATACTATCACGACCATCGAGAAGAAATCAGGCGGCAACTTCGAGAAGATGAAGCATTTGCCCGCGAGATGCAGGCACAGACTCCTTCCCTTCTTCAGGAAAAATTAAAGCATCGAAATGCCTAA
- a CDS encoding ribbon-helix-helix domain-containing protein → MKSINISLPDSMRAYVEEVVAKEGYSTLSEYFRELVRQDQKRKATERLETLLLEGLESGTATAIAPQDWQDIRSAVRERLAKRSQPTED, encoded by the coding sequence ATGAAAAGTATCAACATTTCTTTACCTGACTCGATGCGAGCGTATGTGGAAGAGGTTGTGGCAAAGGAGGGGTATAGCACCTTGAGCGAATATTTCCGGGAGTTGGTGCGTCAAGACCAGAAGCGCAAAGCTACGGAAAGGCTGGAAACTCTGTTGTTGGAAGGTCTCGAATCGGGAACTGCAACGGCGATCGCACCGCAAGATTGGCAAGATATTCGCTCGGCGGTACGTGAGAGATTAGCCAAACGCTCGCAGCCAACTGAGGACTGA
- a CDS encoding CHAT domain-containing protein: MKIHRILWVIIVTGTGLAIATCPGLTQTGNQSDITGPNMSDITGPDLEDFGFDEEFYEEFDEEFDEEFDEEFDEEFDYFDDEIDRGEYESQLEQLEIDISLEFIEEYQAIEFSDYLGVDLFGEIPSLEEIAKTLYDLWQTTGQKSAFIYVTSRDRSLDIVTVFPDESLSQSLVSSRVKHPEILTNIFTQDRQKQFTQKAIVPDVDRQKLLADVTKFRLQILSPQYRNSQQYLPLSKKLYQLLIAPIEDRLKAENIQNLVFSMDSGLRYLPLAVLHDGEQFLIEKYGVSLVPSFGLTDITYVDIRDRPVLAMGSAKFEGLPALPGVPLEVTNILEIPWMGESFINEQFTLDNFKQQAASQNFGVIHLATHAEFKPGRLENSYIQFFEDKLNLVQFRQLAQELGWTSVENPPIELLVLSACRTALGEEQAELGFAGLAVLSGVKSVLGSLWYVSDAATLGLMSEFYHHLRKTPIKVQALRESQLALLQGKVEVKNGLLYLSTGETLALPPELAQFEGMNFSHPYYWSAFTLIGNWN; encoded by the coding sequence ATGAAAATACATCGAATCCTTTGGGTAATTATCGTTACTGGTACAGGGTTGGCGATCGCGACTTGTCCGGGATTGACACAAACGGGAAATCAATCGGATATTACCGGACCGAATATGTCGGATATTACCGGACCGGATCTCGAAGATTTCGGATTTGATGAAGAGTTTTACGAGGAATTTGACGAGGAATTTGACGAGGAATTTGATGAGGAATTTGATGAGGAATTTGATTATTTTGATGATGAAATCGATCGCGGCGAATATGAAAGTCAACTCGAACAACTCGAAATTGATATTTCCCTCGAATTTATAGAAGAATACCAGGCGATCGAGTTTAGCGACTATTTAGGCGTCGATTTATTCGGTGAAATTCCCTCCCTTGAAGAAATCGCTAAAACGTTGTATGACTTGTGGCAAACCACCGGACAAAAATCGGCATTTATTTATGTGACGTCCCGCGATCGATCGTTAGATATCGTCACCGTTTTTCCCGATGAATCTTTATCTCAAAGTTTAGTTTCTTCTAGGGTAAAGCATCCAGAAATATTAACAAATATTTTTACTCAAGACCGACAAAAGCAATTTACGCAAAAAGCGATCGTTCCCGATGTCGATCGCCAAAAACTTTTAGCAGATGTAACGAAATTTCGCCTACAAATTCTTTCTCCACAATATAGAAACTCGCAACAATATTTACCCCTTTCAAAAAAACTATATCAGTTACTTATTGCGCCGATTGAAGATCGACTAAAAGCAGAAAATATTCAAAATTTAGTGTTTTCGATGGATTCCGGCTTGCGATATCTGCCTTTAGCCGTGTTGCATGATGGCGAACAGTTCCTGATTGAAAAATACGGCGTTTCTTTAGTCCCCAGTTTTGGTTTAACCGACATCACTTATGTAGATATTCGCGATCGTCCCGTGTTGGCCATGGGGTCGGCGAAGTTTGAAGGCTTGCCTGCCCTTCCTGGAGTCCCTTTAGAAGTAACAAATATCTTAGAAATTCCTTGGATGGGGGAAAGTTTTATTAACGAACAATTCACCCTCGATAATTTCAAACAACAAGCTGCCAGTCAAAATTTTGGAGTGATTCATTTAGCTACTCACGCCGAGTTCAAACCGGGGAGATTGGAGAATTCTTACATTCAGTTTTTTGAAGACAAATTAAACTTAGTTCAATTTCGACAATTAGCCCAAGAATTGGGCTGGACTTCTGTAGAAAATCCGCCAATCGAACTGTTAGTTTTAAGTGCCTGTCGCACCGCGTTAGGGGAAGAACAAGCGGAATTAGGTTTTGCCGGATTGGCGGTTCTTTCTGGGGTCAAGTCGGTGTTGGGGAGTTTGTGGTACGTCAGCGATGCGGCAACTTTGGGATTGATGAGCGAGTTTTACCATCATTTAAGGAAAACGCCGATTAAAGTCCAGGCGTTACGAGAGTCCCAGTTAGCGTTATTGCAAGGGAAAGTTGAGGTAAAAAATGGGTTATTATATCTGTCTACCGGAGAAACTTTGGCACTTCCTCCCGAACTGGCTCAGTTTGAGGGAATGAATTTTTCTCATCCCTATTATTGGTCGGCGTTTACTTTAATTGGGAATTGGAATTAG
- a CDS encoding CHAT domain-containing protein, protein MKPGFFWWRAIGSSAIALLLFYITPARPQTGNQSDITGPTPIEITEPEELLAPDEEDPLLEEDPLLEEDPFLEGEDPFLEEPPPPPEEGLQPPPGEGSQPPGEGSQPPPGEGQQPPSGEGQPPPGEGQQPPPGEGQRPPGEGQQPPPGEGQRPPGEGQRPPGEGQQPPPGEGQQPPPGEGQRPPGEGQRQPPPPRDERRPEPQLEPPPPAEQPPPPQQSENQPREAQKQEPVSQQPGGREVDRPAYEAQIQQADIGVAVQTVEEFQAVEFQDYLEVDLYGNVPSYEEISRTLGDLERMTAQKTAFIYVSAQNERLELLMVTAPSDGDSTAAIQRYPVSGVSRDRAVETIADFRKELFNPKRRSTRNYLEYAQQLYQWIVAPMAADLAAKNISNLVFSMDSGLRTIPLAALHDGEQFLIEKYAVALVPSFGLTDVSYVDIRNTPVLAMGSEKFNGLPALPAVPLEVSSIFQIPWFGEGFINEQFTLDNFRAQAATRNFGVIHLATHAEFKPGRLENSYIQFFQKKLNLRQFQELAQELGWTSVENPPIELLVLSACRTALGEEQAELGFAGLAVLSGVKSVLGSLWYVSDAATLGLMSEFYHHLRKTPIKVQALRESQLALLQGKVEVKDGLLYLSTGETLALPPELAQFEGIDFSHPYYWSAFTLIGNWN, encoded by the coding sequence ATGAAACCCGGCTTTTTCTGGTGGAGAGCGATCGGCAGTTCCGCGATCGCTTTACTGCTCTTCTACATCACTCCAGCTCGTCCTCAAACGGGCAATCAATCCGATATCACAGGTCCGACACCGATAGAAATTACCGAACCGGAAGAGTTGCTAGCACCTGACGAAGAGGATCCGCTACTGGAAGAAGACCCGCTACTGGAAGAAGATCCATTTTTAGAAGGGGAAGACCCATTTTTAGAAGAACCGCCACCCCCCCCAGAAGAGGGACTGCAACCCCCACCGGGAGAAGGGTCGCAACCCCCAGGAGAAGGGTCGCAACCCCCACCGGGAGAAGGACAACAACCCCCATCGGGAGAAGGACAACCCCCACCGGGAGAAGGACAACAACCCCCACCGGGAGAAGGACAACGACCTCCCGGAGAAGGACAACAACCCCCACCGGGAGAAGGACAACGACCTCCCGGAGAAGGACAACGACCTCCCGGAGAAGGACAACAACCCCCACCGGGAGAAGGACAACAACCCCCACCGGGAGAAGGACAGCGACCTCCCGGAGAAGGACAAAGACAACCGCCACCGCCGAGAGACGAACGCCGACCGGAACCGCAACTCGAACCGCCGCCACCCGCCGAACAACCGCCACCGCCGCAGCAGTCAGAAAATCAACCGCGAGAAGCGCAAAAACAGGAACCCGTATCCCAGCAACCGGGGGGACGAGAAGTCGATCGCCCCGCCTATGAAGCCCAAATACAACAAGCGGATATTGGCGTGGCGGTTCAGACCGTCGAAGAATTTCAAGCGGTCGAGTTTCAAGATTATTTAGAGGTCGATCTCTATGGAAACGTGCCGTCTTACGAAGAAATTTCGCGCACGTTAGGGGATTTAGAGCGAATGACCGCTCAAAAAACTGCTTTTATTTATGTTTCCGCACAAAACGAGCGTTTGGAACTTTTGATGGTGACGGCGCCCTCCGACGGGGATTCCACGGCAGCGATCCAACGTTATCCCGTGTCGGGGGTATCGCGCGATCGGGCAGTTGAGACCATTGCAGATTTTCGCAAAGAACTCTTTAATCCAAAACGGCGCAGTACCCGAAATTATTTAGAGTATGCCCAACAACTGTATCAGTGGATCGTGGCACCTATGGCCGCCGATTTAGCCGCCAAAAATATCAGCAATTTAGTATTTTCGATGGATTCTGGCTTGCGAACGATTCCATTAGCCGCCCTGCACGATGGCGAACAGTTTTTGATCGAAAAATATGCAGTTGCTTTAGTTCCCAGTTTTGGTTTGACCGATGTCAGTTATGTCGATATTCGTAATACGCCTGTATTGGCAATGGGATCGGAAAAATTTAATGGCTTGCCTGCTTTGCCTGCGGTTCCATTAGAAGTTTCGAGTATCTTTCAAATTCCTTGGTTCGGCGAAGGTTTTATTAACGAGCAATTCACCCTCGATAATTTTAGAGCGCAAGCGGCAACCCGAAACTTTGGGGTGATTCATTTAGCCACTCACGCCGAGTTTAAACCGGGGAGATTGGAGAATTCTTATATTCAATTTTTCCAGAAAAAACTGAATTTACGCCAATTCCAAGAATTAGCCCAAGAATTGGGCTGGACTTCTGTAGAAAATCCGCCAATCGAACTGTTAGTTTTAAGTGCCTGTCGCACGGCGTTAGGGGAAGAACAAGCGGAATTAGGTTTTGCTGGATTGGCGGTTCTTTCTGGGGTCAAGTCGGTGTTGGGGAGTTTGTGGTACGTCAGCGATGCGGCAACTTTGGGATTGATGAGCGAGTTTTACCATCATTTAAGGAAAACGCCGATTAAAGTCCAGGCGTTACGAGAGTCCCAGTTAGCGTTATTGCAAGGGAAAGTTGAGGTAAAAGATGGGTTGTTATATCTGTCTACTGGAGAAACTTTGGCACTTCCTCCCGAACTGGCTCAGTTTGAGGGAATTGATTTTTCTCATCCCTATTATTGGTCGGCGTTTACTTTAATTGGCAATTGGAATTAA
- a CDS encoding CHAT domain-containing protein has translation MYSLRWFLTPAITSFGVILLSQFPTIAQNQSDVTGPNVDPPLNQSDITGPQPIEISPIDLIEPLETEEPNNIIDETPPVDDAIVDNPNQQQPQNNSTPNNPIDTVPVDNDSDSPGLPVSDGNVVPENPTDFSENPQNNSGEPSIADSTTTTENSSENIDNIDRNNSVHVETSRPIEASILDAFFGDENTELEVDRQRYENLVAQSDIPTTLQLFEEFYALEFSNFLGIELFGKVAQVDEIAAKLYEMWQVTGKKAAFLYISSYEDRLELLLIPPVPPLDGSEITPVSRLKTIPKQQPTIAQGYLEEVISHSERHVIPNLSSEIVSKEIGLFQNAITDPRKRGSSQYLPHAQQLYQWFVDPVNVSLQEKEIDILVLAVNQGLRSVPFSALHDGDRFLIEKYALTLVPSFGLTDISFVDFRNSPILAMGASEFSELNDLPAVPLELEEIANSGLPTDAFLNEGFTVENFLQQNENKQYRGIHIATHAEFRPGALSNSYIYFYNNKIGLDRLRKITDRLGWNLTTTPAIELLTLSACRTALGDPQAELGFAGLAVLYGAKSALASLWYVSDEGTLGLMGEFYNHLQNNPLKSIALQEAQLAMLRGETYSENGLLHFSNGQTTAWEDETKSQQKFDYSHPYYWSAFSLIGNWN, from the coding sequence ATGTATTCGCTTCGATGGTTTCTTACTCCGGCGATCACTTCATTTGGCGTCATTCTGTTGTCTCAATTTCCCACAATTGCTCAAAATCAAAGTGACGTAACCGGACCGAATGTCGATCCTCCTTTAAATCAAAGTGACATTACCGGACCGCAACCTATTGAAATTTCACCCATCGACCTCATCGAACCCCTCGAAACCGAAGAACCTAACAATATTATTGACGAAACTCCCCCAGTAGACGACGCGATCGTTGACAATCCTAACCAACAGCAACCTCAAAATAATTCAACCCCCAATAATCCCATCGATACTGTCCCAGTTGACAACGATTCCGACAGTCCTGGATTGCCTGTTTCCGATGGCAATGTCGTTCCAGAAAATCCGACTGATTTTTCGGAGAACCCTCAAAATAATTCGGGAGAGCCATCGATCGCCGATTCGACTACAACAACTGAGAATAGTTCTGAAAATATAGACAATATCGATCGCAATAATTCCGTACATGTAGAAACTTCTCGACCGATAGAAGCTTCTATTTTAGATGCTTTCTTCGGAGATGAGAACACCGAACTCGAAGTCGATCGCCAACGGTACGAAAATTTAGTGGCTCAATCGGACATTCCGACAACCCTACAACTTTTTGAGGAATTTTATGCTCTCGAATTTAGCAACTTTTTAGGCATTGAATTATTTGGAAAAGTTGCCCAAGTCGATGAAATTGCCGCCAAACTTTATGAAATGTGGCAAGTCACTGGGAAAAAAGCCGCTTTTTTGTATATTTCCTCCTATGAAGACCGTCTCGAACTGTTGTTAATCCCTCCGGTTCCTCCCTTAGATGGAAGCGAAATCACCCCCGTATCGCGATTAAAAACTATTCCCAAGCAACAACCGACGATCGCCCAAGGGTATCTCGAAGAAGTAATTTCTCATAGTGAAAGACATGTGATTCCTAACTTGTCTTCTGAGATTGTTTCTAAAGAAATTGGTCTATTTCAGAATGCCATTACCGATCCGAGAAAACGAGGATCGAGTCAGTATTTACCCCACGCCCAACAACTTTATCAATGGTTTGTCGATCCGGTCAATGTCAGTTTGCAAGAAAAAGAAATAGATATTCTTGTTTTAGCAGTCAATCAAGGATTGCGATCGGTGCCTTTTAGTGCCTTACATGACGGCGATCGCTTTTTGATTGAAAAATATGCTTTGACTTTAGTGCCGAGTTTTGGACTGACCGATATTAGTTTTGTGGACTTTCGCAACTCCCCGATTTTAGCGATGGGAGCTTCGGAATTTAGCGAGTTGAATGACTTACCTGCGGTTCCCTTGGAGTTAGAGGAAATCGCCAATAGCGGCTTGCCTACCGATGCGTTCCTTAATGAAGGCTTTACGGTGGAAAACTTTCTCCAACAAAACGAAAATAAACAATATCGCGGCATTCATATCGCCACTCATGCGGAGTTCAGACCGGGAGCACTGTCCAATTCTTATATCTATTTTTACAACAATAAAATTGGACTCGATCGCCTGAGAAAAATTACGGATCGATTGGGATGGAATTTAACTACGACACCCGCGATCGAGTTACTGACTTTAAGTGCGTGTCGGACGGCTTTGGGAGACCCCCAAGCTGAATTAGGTTTTGCGGGATTGGCGGTTTTGTATGGTGCAAAATCGGCTTTAGCGAGTTTGTGGTATGTCAGCGATGAGGGGACATTAGGCTTAATGGGAGAATTCTACAATCACTTACAAAATAATCCCTTAAAATCGATCGCCTTGCAGGAAGCACAATTAGCAATGTTGAGAGGAGAAACTTATTCAGAAAATGGATTGCTGCATTTTTCCAACGGGCAGACCACTGCCTGGGAAGACGAGACAAAGTCTCAACAGAAATTCGATTACTCCCATCCTTATTACTGGTCTGCCTTTAGTTTAATTGGGAATTGGAATTAG
- the scpB gene encoding SMC-Scp complex subunit ScpB: MTRLATTIEAILYLKGKPLSLAEIAEFAQCDKEDAEEALIELMGDYAHRESALEIVESNKGYTLQLRETFQDLVHSLIPAELGVGALRTLAAIALKKGSMSQTELVELRGSGAYQHVQELIQQGFVRRRRQSDGRSYWLQVTDKFHQYFQTEQLPQQLQLPLTSDRDEEAENGLENPSETAPETAPETAPETQATAANPAPVGPLPEG, encoded by the coding sequence ATGACTCGTTTGGCGACCACAATCGAAGCAATTCTCTATTTAAAGGGTAAACCGTTATCTCTGGCCGAGATCGCCGAGTTTGCTCAATGTGACAAAGAAGATGCTGAAGAAGCTTTGATCGAGTTGATGGGCGATTACGCTCACCGCGAGAGTGCGTTGGAAATTGTCGAAAGTAATAAAGGATATACCCTTCAACTTCGCGAAACGTTTCAAGATTTAGTACATAGTTTAATTCCCGCCGAATTAGGGGTCGGGGCGTTGCGAACTTTAGCGGCGATCGCCCTCAAAAAAGGGTCTATGAGTCAAACCGAATTAGTCGAGTTACGCGGTTCGGGAGCGTACCAACACGTTCAAGAATTGATTCAACAGGGTTTCGTTCGACGTCGCCGCCAATCTGACGGGCGTTCTTATTGGTTGCAAGTGACCGATAAATTTCATCAGTATTTCCAAACCGAACAACTTCCGCAACAGCTTCAACTTCCCCTGACGAGCGATCGCGATGAAGAAGCGGAAAACGGGCTGGAAAATCCCTCCGAAACCGCTCCCGAAACCGCTCCCGAAACCGCTCCCGAAACCCAAGCAACCGCAGCCAACCCCGCACCCGTCGGTCCCCTTCCCGAAGGGTAA
- a CDS encoding ABC transporter ATP-binding protein — MSAAVCVENVRKIYDRTPVVNGLSFAIAPGEMFGLLGPNGAGKSTTIRMLTTLTRPSEGTIQVAGYDVRRDPIAVKQQIGVVLQQTSVDLDLTVWENMEFHGRLHHIPKTERQQRIDRALTYVELSDRQDVKAKTLSGGMKRRLQIARALLHEPKILFLDEPTVGLDPQTRRRLWEIIRDLNRQGMTMLLTTHYMEEVEYLCDRIGIMDAGTLIELGTLDELRHKHGGGLVMKQVGDRWEYKFFPDLDAANAYFEAQPDKTGLMVRPSNLEDIFVELTGRQLD; from the coding sequence ATGAGTGCTGCGGTTTGCGTTGAGAACGTCCGGAAAATTTACGATCGCACTCCCGTCGTCAACGGGTTGTCATTTGCGATCGCCCCGGGAGAAATGTTTGGCTTACTCGGACCCAACGGCGCCGGGAAATCGACCACGATCCGGATGTTGACGACCCTCACCCGCCCGAGTGAAGGGACAATTCAGGTGGCGGGATACGATGTCCGTCGCGATCCGATCGCCGTCAAACAACAGATTGGGGTCGTGTTGCAACAAACTAGCGTCGATCTGGATTTGACCGTTTGGGAAAATATGGAGTTTCACGGACGTTTGCACCACATTCCCAAAACCGAACGACAGCAGCGCATCGATCGCGCCTTGACTTATGTAGAATTGAGCGATCGCCAGGACGTGAAAGCGAAAACCCTTTCTGGCGGGATGAAACGGCGGTTGCAAATTGCCCGGGCGCTGTTACACGAACCGAAGATTTTGTTTTTGGACGAACCGACGGTGGGACTCGATCCCCAAACCCGACGGCGTTTGTGGGAAATTATTCGCGATCTCAACCGCCAGGGAATGACGATGCTGTTGACGACCCACTACATGGAAGAGGTCGAGTATTTGTGCGATCGCATCGGGATTATGGATGCGGGAACTTTGATCGAGTTGGGAACTCTCGACGAATTGCGCCACAAACACGGGGGCGGTTTGGTGATGAAACAGGTCGGCGATCGCTGGGAATACAAGTTTTTTCCCGATCTCGACGCCGCCAATGCTTATTTTGAGGCGCAACCGGATAAAACCGGGTTGATGGTCCGCCCGTCTAATTTAGAGGATATTTTCGTCGAACTCACCGGACGCCAGTTAGATTAG
- a CDS encoding TIGR02450 family Trp-rich protein, translated as MAKKKQKFPYLVGSKWTARQKTWGWRHFQVVNRKNDGKWVFAEMVASCDPNVRFWLNARQLKDENLWQAGWQTLTEMGQEREG; from the coding sequence ATGGCTAAGAAAAAACAAAAATTCCCCTATCTCGTCGGTTCCAAATGGACTGCGCGGCAAAAAACCTGGGGATGGCGACATTTTCAAGTCGTCAATCGCAAAAATGACGGTAAATGGGTGTTTGCGGAAATGGTCGCTTCTTGCGATCCCAACGTCCGGTTTTGGTTGAATGCGCGACAACTCAAAGATGAGAATTTGTGGCAGGCGGGATGGCAAACCTTGACGGAAATGGGGCAGGAACGGGAGGGGTAA